The Ahaetulla prasina isolate Xishuangbanna chromosome 4, ASM2864084v1, whole genome shotgun sequence genome has a window encoding:
- the LOC131197674 gene encoding vomeronasal type-2 receptor 26-like gives MFPNESHQHKGLLQLLLYFRWIWVGVLAVNDDQGEKFVQEVLPAFSQQGICFDFIGEFPNVAFYSDFTNVMDETYRTYSTIANSTAKVIVLYGTMQSMTFLKMSVQYAEVEDISVNTKVWIMNAEMDFTSVSVQRDWDVSFLQNALSFAVHSKKVPGFQEFLLLRNPTTAGHDGFLRNFWEHAFQCLFHRSDLDKKYGTICTRKEKMATLPTAVFEFSTTGHSYNIYNAVYAVAYALEAMHSSKLKHNHLAGRRGPKLQNQQLWQLHPFLRTVSFNNSAGEKISFDKNGELIGGFDINNWITFPNRSFFRIQVGRIDPMASPDKFFNISEDSIMWPKIFNQAHPISLCNDPCQRGHSKMKKESKPFCCYDCHPCPDGKISKKEDMEDCSHCPEDHYSNHDKDACIPKHITFLSYEEPLGISLAICALSFSFITALVLGIFIKHKYTPIVKANNRNLTYSLLVSLLLSFLCVLLFIGKPDKIVCLLRQPAFGIIFSMAVSCVLAKTFVVVLAFMATKPGSRMRKWVGKGMDSFIVLFCCLVQTTICIIWLAIFPPYPDFDVHSMSEEVIMECNEGSVTMFYCVLGFMGFLAVISFSAAFLARKLPDSFNEAKFITFSMLVFCSVWLCFIPTYLSTRGKYMLAVEIFSMISSSAGLLLCIFLPKCFIIVMRPELNDKHQLMKKRF, from the exons ATGTTTCCAAATGAATCCCATCAACATAAGGGCCTCCTCCAGCTATTGTTATACTTTAGATGGATCTGGGTCGGAGTTCTTGCTGTGAACGATGACCAAGGGGAGAAATTTGTACAGGAGGTGCTCCCCGCGTTTTCTCAACAGGGCATCTGCTTTGATTTCATAGGAGAGTTCCCCAATGTAGCTTTTTACAGTGATTTTACAAACGTGATGGATGAAACATACAGAACCTACTCTACCATTGCAAACAGCACAGCCAAGGTGATTGTTTTATACGGCACAATGCAAtccatgacttttttaaaaatgtcagtgCAGTATGCAGAAGTGGAGGATATATCGGTCAATACAAAGGTCTGGATCATGAATGCTGAAATGGATTTCACATCCGTATCTGTTCAAAGGGATTGGGATGTCAGTTTCCTTCAAAATGCTTTATCCTTTGCAGTTCACTCAAAGAaggtgccaggcttccaggaattccttcTACTCAGAAATCCAACCACGGCAGGACACGATGGGTTTCTAAGGAATTTCTGGGAGCATGCGTTCCAGTGCTTGTTTCACCGCTCTGACCTAGATAAAAAATATGGCACAATCTGCACCAGGAAGGAGAAAATGGCAACCCTTCCAACAGCTGTGTTTGAATTTAGCACAACCGGCCACAGTTATAATATATACAATGCAGTCTATGCTGTAGCTTATGCTTTGGAGGCAATGCATTCATCAAAACTCAAGCACAACCACCTTGCGGGCAGAAGAGGACCAAAGCTTCAGAACCAACAATTGTGGCAG CTTCATCCTTTCCTAAGAACAGTTTCATTCAACAACAGTGCTGGAGAAAAGATTTCATTTGACAAAAATGGGGAACTCATTGGTGGATTTGATATTAACAACTGGATCACATTCCCAAACCGATCATTTTTTAGGATCCAGGTTGGAAGGATAGATCCCATGGCTTCCCCAGACAAATTCTTCAACATTTCTGAAGATTCTATCATGTGGCCAAAAATTTTTAACCAG GCACATCCCATTTCTTTGTGTAATGATCCTTGCCAAAGAGGGCATAGCAAGATGAAGAAGGAATCAAAACCGTTTTGCTGCTACGATTGCCATCCATGTCCAGATGGGAAAATTTCAAAGAAAGAAG atatggAAGACTGTTCTCATTGTCCAGAAGATCATTATTCAAACCATGACAAAGATGCATGCATTCCAAAACACATAACTTTTTTATCCTATGAAGAACCCTTGGGGATCAGTTTAGCTATTTgtgctctttctttttcttttatcacagCTCTGGTGCTTGGGATCTTCATTAAACACAAATACACTCCCatcgtcaaagccaacaaccggaatCTCACCTACTCTCTCCtagtttctctcctcctctctttcctttgtgttttattatttattgggaAACCTGATAAAATTGTGTGTCTCCTTCGACAACCAGCTTTTGGAATCATCTTCTCCATGGCAGTTTCTTGTGTCTTGGCCAAAACCTTTGTTGTGGTCCTagctttcatggccaccaagcctgGATCTAGAATGAGAAAATGGGTGGGGAAAGGAATGGACAGTTTCATTGTTCTCTTTTGTTGCCTTGTTCAAACCACAATCTGCATCATATGGTTGGCAATTTTTCCACCATATCCAGATTTTGATGTGCACTCAATGTCTGAAGAAGTCATCATGGAGTGCAATGAAGGATCAGTCACCATGTTCTACTGTGTGTTGGGCTTTATGGGTTTCCTGGCTGTGATCAGCTTCTCTGCTGCTTTTTTAGCTAGGAAGTTACCCGATAGTTTCAACGAAGCCaaattcatcaccttcagcatgttggtcttcTGCAGCGTTTGGCTGTGCTTTATTCCAACCTATCTGAGCACAAGGGGAAAATACATgttggctgtggagatcttctccatgatCTCCTCCAGTGCTGGATTATTGCTGTGCATCTTTCTTCCCAAGTGTTTTATCATTGTGATGAGACCAGAGCTGAACGATAAACACCAGCTCatgaaaaaaaggttttaa